The Ooceraea biroi isolate clonal line C1 chromosome 11, Obir_v5.4, whole genome shotgun sequence genome includes a region encoding these proteins:
- the LOC105274662 gene encoding protoheme IX farnesyltransferase, mitochondrial isoform X1, translating into MLLILRPIGIYRHVPCSFVPKLSILMCSGSPKHKSTKAAFMEKPTQVLENDRLQVTAITSAIPFSVEKDVCSKIKKDRSKVEESEQTPITIDYSKLHKDYLKLSKIKLTSLVVATTMAGYALAPGALDIYTLAMCSVGTGLVSATANTINQFFEVPFDAQMSRTKNRVLVRGRLTPVHAVGFAAISGILGLSILYHEVNGITAALGAANVVLYTLIYTPMKRISIGNTWIGSIVGAIPPLMGWTGCTGDALTLGAWILPGILYAWQFPHFNALSWNLRPDYSRAGYRMMAVTNPDLCRRTTVRYTAVLMALCYLAPVVDVTHTWFALASTPLNAYFLYLAWKFNEHSDSANSRKLFRFSLLHLPLLMVLLLSSKKCWTSTTEKQGDKVVSSHNVPPAAAAEKSNPLSIFTSIASATSTVQ; encoded by the exons ATGTTACTTATTCTTCGTCCAATAGGAATCTATCGGCACGTACCATGCAGCTTTGTGCCAAAACTTTCTATCCTCATG TGTTCTGGCTCCCCGAAACACAAATCGACAAAAGCTGCATTTATGGAAAAACCAACACAAGTGTTGGAGAATGATCGATTACAGGTTACCGCAATAACTTCAGCAATACCTTTCTCCGTTGAGAAAGATGTGTGTAGTAAAATTAAGAAAGATCGATCTAAGGTAGAAGAATCAGAACAGACGCCAATAACCATCGATTATAGCAAACTTCACAAGGACTATCTCAAATTGTCcaagattaaattaacat CTCTTGTTGTGGCAACAACTATGGCAGGGTACGCACTAGCTCCTGGAGCACTCGACATTTATACACTTGCAATGTGTTCCGTTGGCACGGGCTTAGTCTCGGCCACGGCGAATacgattaatcaattttttgaaGTTCCTTTTGATGCGCAGATGTCACGGACGAAAAATCGAGTATTAGTACGCGGTCGTTTGAC GCCTGTTCACGCAGTAGGATTCGCAGCGATATCTGGTATACTCGGATTATCGATACTTTATCATGAAGTAAATGGTATAACGGCAGCGTTAGGTGCTGCTAACGTTGTCTTATACACGCTCATCTACACCCCCATGAAACGGATCAGTATTGGTAATACGTGGATTGGCTCAATTG TAGGTGCTATACCTCCACTTATGGGCTGGACGGGTTGCACTGGCGATGCCCTGACATTAGGTGCTTGGATCTTGCCCGGTATTTTGTACGCGTGGCAATTTCCGCATTTTAATGCCCTCTCGTGGAATTTAAGACCGGATTACTCACGAGCCGGCTATCGAATGATGGCCGTCACGAACCCAGATTTATGTCGCAGAACAACCGTGAGATACACGGCTGTTCTAATGGCTCTGTGTTACTTGGCTCCTGTGGTGGATGTAACTCACACGTGGTTCGCACTAGCTTCGACACCTCTCAACGCGTATTTTCTTTATCTAG CTTGGAAGTTCAACGAGCATTCGGATAGCGCTAATTCTAGGAAATTATTCCGATTTTCGTTGCTTCATCTTCCCTTATTGATGGTGTTGTTACTCTCGAGTAAGAAGTGTTGGACCAGCACCACGGAAAAGCAGGGAGATAAGGTTGTGTCCTCTCACAACGTGCcgccagcagcagcagcagagaAAAGCAATCCGTTGAGTATTTTTACATCCATCGCATCAGCAACTTCAACTGTACAGTGA
- the LOC105274662 gene encoding protoheme IX farnesyltransferase, mitochondrial isoform X2 produces MLLILRPIGIYRHVPCSFVPKLSILMCSGSPKHKSTKAAFMEKPTQVLENDRLQVTAITSAIPFSVEKDVCSKIKKDRSKVEESEQTPITIDYSKLHKDYLKLSKIKLTSLVVATTMAGYALAPGALDIYTLAMCSVGTGLVSATANTINQFFEVPFDAQMSRTKNRVLVRGRLTPVHAVGFAAISGILGLSILYHEVNGITAALGAANVVLYTLIYTPMKRISIGNTWIGSIVGAIPPLMGWTGCTGDALTLGAWILPGILYAWQFPHFNALSWNLRPDYSRAGYRMMAVTNPDLCRRTTVRYTAVLMALCYLAPVVDVTHTWFALASTPLNAYFLYLE; encoded by the exons ATGTTACTTATTCTTCGTCCAATAGGAATCTATCGGCACGTACCATGCAGCTTTGTGCCAAAACTTTCTATCCTCATG TGTTCTGGCTCCCCGAAACACAAATCGACAAAAGCTGCATTTATGGAAAAACCAACACAAGTGTTGGAGAATGATCGATTACAGGTTACCGCAATAACTTCAGCAATACCTTTCTCCGTTGAGAAAGATGTGTGTAGTAAAATTAAGAAAGATCGATCTAAGGTAGAAGAATCAGAACAGACGCCAATAACCATCGATTATAGCAAACTTCACAAGGACTATCTCAAATTGTCcaagattaaattaacat CTCTTGTTGTGGCAACAACTATGGCAGGGTACGCACTAGCTCCTGGAGCACTCGACATTTATACACTTGCAATGTGTTCCGTTGGCACGGGCTTAGTCTCGGCCACGGCGAATacgattaatcaattttttgaaGTTCCTTTTGATGCGCAGATGTCACGGACGAAAAATCGAGTATTAGTACGCGGTCGTTTGAC GCCTGTTCACGCAGTAGGATTCGCAGCGATATCTGGTATACTCGGATTATCGATACTTTATCATGAAGTAAATGGTATAACGGCAGCGTTAGGTGCTGCTAACGTTGTCTTATACACGCTCATCTACACCCCCATGAAACGGATCAGTATTGGTAATACGTGGATTGGCTCAATTG TAGGTGCTATACCTCCACTTATGGGCTGGACGGGTTGCACTGGCGATGCCCTGACATTAGGTGCTTGGATCTTGCCCGGTATTTTGTACGCGTGGCAATTTCCGCATTTTAATGCCCTCTCGTGGAATTTAAGACCGGATTACTCACGAGCCGGCTATCGAATGATGGCCGTCACGAACCCAGATTTATGTCGCAGAACAACCGTGAGATACACGGCTGTTCTAATGGCTCTGTGTTACTTGGCTCCTGTGGTGGATGTAACTCACACGTGGTTCGCACTAGCTTCGACACCTCTCAACGCGTATTTTCTTTATCTAG AATAA